From one Salmo salar unplaced genomic scaffold, Ssal_v3.1, whole genome shotgun sequence genomic stretch:
- the LOC123738374 gene encoding uncharacterized protein translates to MASTSRIQTTTRKDNSEIRMLNEELKKRTYEKELTVNVEISGEGKITTMELLRGIKEVCGTILGCRMKDGNKYEVTMSHVNGKERLIDGLKIKNCQIMAKELGNDELVVSFLNLPAYITDEEIEEKLKGWKVKATTPIKRRMWPGTDIVDGTRFCKVKFTDNVQSLPYSTKFNTVEGFEYFRVIHDNQVKVCRLCIQPGHILKECPEFTCHKCSEQGHYARECRNIGNVCKMCDRPKVRCSCNKGENHLLLQTMDLTSEEEGSVPMEREDESDMESVTPETVADKLEEPVMSPGKARDAVLVSAADKVEQQHMMGERHTQVEMVQGASQVPEPALSLCKNYTKEWAGSTEVTGTVKAHFSKGFPAAPPKIQIKRRMMK, encoded by the coding sequence ATGGCTTCGACATCAAGAATACAAACGACGACGAGAAAGGACAACAGTGAAATCAGAATGTTAAACGAAGAACTGAAAAAAAGAACATATGAGAAGGAACTGACGGTGAACGTGGAAATAAGTGGAGAAGGGAAAATAACAACGATGGAATTGCTGAGAGGAATAAAGGAAGTTTGCGGAACAATACTGGGATGTCGAATGAAAGACGGGAATAAGTATGAAGTAACAATGTCTCATGTAAATGGAAAAGAAAGACTAATAGACGGGCTAAAGATAAAGAACTGTCAAATCATGGCTAAAGAACTAGGGAACGATGAGCTGGTGGTGTCCTTTTTGAACTTGCCCGCATACATTACGGATGAGGAGATAGAAGAGAAACTAAAAGGCTGGAAGGTGAAGGCGACCACGCCAATCAAGAGGAGGATGTGGCCAGGAACGGACATTGTAGATGGGACAAGATTTTGCAAGGTAAAGTTTACAGACAATGTGCAATCCTTGCCATATTCTACTAAATTTAACACTGTCGAGGGATTTGAATATTTTCGTGTAATCCACGACAATCAAGTGAAGGTATGTAGATTATGTATTCAGCCGGGGCACATACTTAAGGAATGTCCGGAATTCACATGCCACAAATGTAGTGAACAAGGGCATTATGCCAGAGAATGTCGGAACATAGGAAATGTGTGCAAAATGTGTGACAGACCTAAAGTTAGATGTAGCTGTAATAAGGgagaaaatcacttacttttgcaaACAATGGACCTCACGTCTGAGGAAGAGGGGAGTGTGcctatggagagggaggatgagagtgaCATGGAGAGTGTGACTCCAGAGACAGTGGCAGATAAGCTTGAAGAGCCTGTAATGTCTCCTGGCAAAGCACGAGACGCCGTTTTAGTCTCTGCTGCTGACAAGGTGGAACAGCAGCACATGATGGGTGAAAGACATACACAGGTGGAGATGGTGCAAGGTGCTTCtcaggtgcctgagccagctttaAGCCTGTGTAAAAATTACACCAAAGAGTGGGCTGGGTCCACTGAAGTCACGGGCACTGTTAAAGCGCACTTTTCAAAAGGCTTCCCCGCCGCTCCCCCAAAAATCCAAATAAAGAGACGGATGATGAAATAG